The nucleotide sequence ATCGGCGAGGTCGCCGACGCCCCTCCGCGCCTGGCCGCCGAAATGGGCTCGGCCGACGTCATCGCGGCCGAGGACACGCGTCGGCTGCGGCGACTGGCGTCGGCGCTCGGGGTGGAGATCGGCGGCCGGGTGGTCTCGTACTTCGAGGGCAACGAGGCCGCGCGTACCGGCGACCTGGTCCGCGCGCTGCGCGAGGGCTCGCGTGTGCTGTTGGTCACCGACGCGGGGATGCCGTCGGTGTCCGACCCCGGCTACCGCCTGGTCGAGGCGGCGGTCGCCGAGGGGGTGCGGGTGACCGCGGTGCCCGGGCCCTCCGCGGTGCTGACCGCGTTGGCGGTGTCTGGGCTGCCGGTCGACCGCTTCTGCTTCGAGGGATTTCTGCCGCGCAAGGCCGGCGAGCGCGCGTCGCGTCTGCGCGAGGTGGCCGGGGAGCCGCGCACGCTGGTGTTCTTCGAGGCACCGCACCGGCTGGCCGACGCGCTCGCGGCGATGGCGGAGGCGTTCGGCGGCGAGCGGCGGGCGGCGGTGTGCCGGGAGCTGACCAAGACGTACGAGGAGGTACGCCGCGGCCCGCTCGCCTCGCTGGCCTCGTGGGCCGAGGGCGGGGTGCGCGGCGAGATCACGGTCGTGGTCGAGGGCGCGCCGCCGGCCGGGCCCGCCGACCTCGGGCCGGCGGAGTTGGCCGCGCTGGTGGCCCACCGGGAGAGCGCCGGGCAGCCGCGCAAGGAGGCCATCGCGGCGGTCGCGGCCGAGTGCGGGCTCCCGAAGCGCGAGGTTTTCGACGCCGTGGTGGCCGCGAAGAAGGCGGCCTCGGGCGGCTGAATCGTGCGGGCGGAGCGGACGGCAACGTCAAGCAGAGGCAAGCTGCCGGTAGGACAATAGGAGTGTTCGGCCCAAGCACGTCCCAACTTGGTCAGTTTTGCCAATCAGACTCGCCAAAGGGACGTAACCACCGGCACACCGGGCCGTCCCCCGGGCGTTTCCTTGAGGCATGGGCCAAGGGGGCCACCGAATCGTCGGTGGCAGGCCCGCGCAAGGAGGTCGCCATGAAAAACACCTCGACTGTCGTGCATGAGGCGTACTCGTTCGTCTGCCTCGGCTGCGGCCACGGCTGGGAGCGCGCGTACGAGATCCACCACGTCACCGACCTGCGTGGGGAACAGGTCTGCCACTACTACGCGGACGGCAAGCGTGTGCCGTCGCCCTTCAGCCGCCCGCGCTGCGAGAACTGCGACGGCGAGCGCCTGCGGATCCTGCGGGCCGGCCGCGTCGCCTCGGCCACGACGCCGCCGGCCGCGGAGACCACCCGGGCCGCGCGGACGACCTCGACCGGCCCGACCACCCCGGCCGCCCCGGCCACGCAGCCGGCCGCACCGGCCGCCGCCGGCGGCTCCCGCCACTGGTAC is from Yinghuangia sp. ASG 101 and encodes:
- the rsmI gene encoding 16S rRNA (cytidine(1402)-2'-O)-methyltransferase encodes the protein MEDELCGVLVLAGTPIGEVADAPPRLAAEMGSADVIAAEDTRRLRRLASALGVEIGGRVVSYFEGNEAARTGDLVRALREGSRVLLVTDAGMPSVSDPGYRLVEAAVAEGVRVTAVPGPSAVLTALAVSGLPVDRFCFEGFLPRKAGERASRLREVAGEPRTLVFFEAPHRLADALAAMAEAFGGERRAAVCRELTKTYEEVRRGPLASLASWAEGGVRGEITVVVEGAPPAGPADLGPAELAALVAHRESAGQPRKEAIAAVAAECGLPKREVFDAVVAAKKAASGG